The proteins below come from a single Streptomyces sp. SCSIO 75703 genomic window:
- a CDS encoding cytochrome d ubiquinol oxidase subunit II has protein sequence MLANTALAVMWVGLTCYALFGGADFGAGVWDLLAGGSRRGREVRGLVEHSIGPVWEANHVWLIFVVVLLWSAFSPVFAAVMSTLYLPLTFAALGIIARGAAFAFRKASTELWQRRLFGACFALSSVLTPFFLGTVAGAVASGRVPPGIARGDVITSWWNPTSVLGGVLAVLACAHLAAVYLCADADREGDRVLASAFARRAVGSGLASGAVACAGIAVLHADAPELFHGLTHRALPLVVAGAVAGLAGLLLLYRRRFVLARLAAAPAVAALLWAWGAAQYPAMLVGGVTVADAASDGAVLAACLISLAVGAVLLVPSLWLLYSTFQHGTERAGGRHPRPPAPPDSP, from the coding sequence GTGCTCGCGAACACGGCCTTGGCTGTCATGTGGGTGGGACTCACCTGCTACGCCCTGTTCGGCGGCGCCGACTTCGGCGCCGGGGTCTGGGATCTGCTGGCCGGCGGATCGCGGCGCGGGCGGGAGGTACGCGGTCTGGTCGAGCACAGCATCGGGCCCGTGTGGGAGGCGAACCACGTGTGGCTGATCTTCGTGGTCGTCCTGCTGTGGTCGGCGTTCTCGCCGGTGTTCGCCGCGGTGATGTCGACGCTGTACCTGCCGCTGACCTTCGCCGCCCTGGGTATCATCGCGCGCGGGGCCGCGTTCGCCTTCCGCAAGGCCAGTACGGAGCTGTGGCAGCGGCGCCTGTTCGGGGCGTGTTTCGCGCTGTCGTCGGTGCTCACGCCGTTCTTCCTCGGCACGGTCGCCGGGGCGGTCGCCTCGGGGCGGGTGCCGCCCGGCATCGCCCGGGGTGACGTGATCACGAGCTGGTGGAACCCGACCTCGGTGCTCGGCGGGGTCCTCGCGGTGCTCGCGTGCGCGCACCTCGCCGCGGTGTACCTGTGCGCGGACGCCGACCGCGAGGGCGACCGGGTGCTGGCGTCCGCCTTCGCCCGGCGGGCCGTCGGCAGCGGGCTGGCCAGCGGGGCCGTCGCCTGCGCCGGGATCGCCGTACTGCACGCCGACGCGCCGGAGCTGTTCCACGGGCTGACGCACCGTGCGCTGCCGCTGGTCGTGGCCGGCGCGGTCGCCGGGCTCGCCGGGCTGCTCCTGCTGTACCGGCGCCGCTTCGTCCTCGCCCGGCTCGCGGCGGCGCCGGCGGTGGCCGCGCTGCTGTGGGCGTGGGGCGCGGCGCAGTACCCGGCGATGCTGGTCGGCGGGGTCACGGTCGCCGACGCGGCGTCGGACGGGGCGGTGCTGGCGGCGTGCCTGATCTCGCTGGCCGTGGGCGCCGTACTGCTGGTGCCCTCGCTCTGGCTGCTCTACTCGACCTTCCAGCACGGTACGGAACGGGCCGGCGGCCGGCACCCGCGGCCCCCGGCGCCGCCGGACTCGCCGTGA
- a CDS encoding cytochrome ubiquinol oxidase subunit I, with product MPVLAHLTPGPALWVLAVTEGDLAAARAQMGFSLAWHIVVACLGVGMPALTLIAEWWGIRTGDPAYRLLARRWARAMGVLFAVGAVSGTILSFELGLLWPGLMGRFGQVIGLPFALEGIAFFIEAIFLGIYLYAWDRLPPRRHLLTGVPIVVAGTASAFFVVCANAWMNQPRGYTLRDGKVVDVDPWAAMLNPASPPQTVHMILAAFMVASFLTASVYAVALLKGRGDAYHKAGFIIPFTLGAVVTPFQIVVGDWAARFLADFQPTKLAAMEGVFTTGSHVPLTLGGVAVGDELRYGLEIPNGLSLLVGYHPGTVVRGLDQVPRDQWPPVTGVHWAFDLMVAVGLFLLALGVCLLLAWWRGRRTGLALLDRRGARLFLALAVVAGPASVVALESGWCVTELGRQPWIVWGVMSVRDAVNPAPGLMTGLWLVLVVYAAMTVATVYVLRRLAKGPAVPRAPQEEDVEKYPVV from the coding sequence GTGCCCGTGCTCGCCCACCTGACCCCGGGGCCCGCCCTCTGGGTGCTCGCGGTGACCGAGGGGGACCTCGCGGCGGCGCGGGCCCAGATGGGTTTCTCGCTGGCGTGGCACATCGTGGTCGCCTGCCTGGGCGTGGGCATGCCCGCGCTGACGCTCATCGCCGAGTGGTGGGGCATCCGCACCGGCGATCCCGCGTACCGGCTGCTGGCGCGCCGGTGGGCGCGGGCCATGGGGGTGCTGTTCGCGGTGGGCGCGGTCTCCGGCACCATCCTCAGCTTCGAACTGGGGCTGCTGTGGCCGGGGCTGATGGGCCGGTTCGGGCAGGTGATCGGGCTGCCGTTCGCACTGGAGGGGATCGCGTTCTTCATCGAGGCGATCTTCCTCGGCATCTACCTCTACGCCTGGGACCGGCTGCCGCCGAGGCGGCACCTGCTGACGGGGGTGCCGATCGTGGTGGCCGGGACCGCCTCCGCGTTCTTCGTGGTGTGCGCCAACGCGTGGATGAACCAGCCGCGCGGCTACACGCTGCGCGACGGGAAGGTCGTCGACGTCGACCCGTGGGCCGCGATGCTCAACCCGGCGAGCCCGCCGCAGACCGTGCACATGATCCTCGCCGCGTTCATGGTGGCGTCCTTCCTGACCGCCTCCGTGTACGCCGTGGCCCTGCTCAAGGGCCGCGGGGACGCCTACCACAAGGCCGGGTTCATCATCCCGTTCACGCTCGGGGCGGTGGTGACGCCGTTCCAGATCGTGGTGGGCGACTGGGCCGCGCGGTTCCTCGCCGACTTCCAGCCGACGAAGCTCGCCGCCATGGAGGGCGTCTTCACCACCGGCTCGCACGTGCCGCTCACCCTGGGCGGCGTGGCGGTCGGCGACGAACTGCGCTACGGGCTGGAGATCCCCAACGGCCTCTCCCTGCTGGTCGGTTACCACCCGGGCACGGTGGTGCGGGGCCTGGACCAGGTGCCGCGCGACCAGTGGCCGCCGGTGACGGGCGTGCACTGGGCGTTCGACCTGATGGTGGCCGTCGGGCTGTTCCTCCTCGCCCTGGGCGTCTGCCTGCTCCTCGCGTGGTGGCGCGGGCGCCGCACGGGCCTCGCCCTGCTGGACCGGCGTGGCGCGCGGCTCTTCCTGGCTCTCGCCGTGGTCGCCGGGCCCGCCTCGGTGGTCGCGCTGGAGAGCGGCTGGTGCGTCACCGAACTGGGCCGCCAGCCGTGGATCGTGTGGGGCGTCATGAGCGTGCGCGACGCCGTCAACCCGGCGCCCGGACTGATGACCGGCCTGTGGCTGGTCCTGGTGGTGTACGCGGCGATGACCGTCGCCACGGTGTACGTCCTGCGCCGGCTGGCCAAGGGCCCGGCCGTGCCGCGCGCCCCACAGGAGGAGGACGTGGAGAAGTACCCGGTCGTGTGA
- a CDS encoding virginiamycin B lyase: protein MERPATGTAELFPLTDADAGPYGIATGPDGALWITLVHGGRIARFVPGGGIEEFALDSAGCRPTVITPGPDGALWFTRYGDHRIGRIAPDGTAGSFALPTPGSGPYGITAGPDGALWFTQTNLDRIGRITTAGEVTEFALPVEGGFASVITAGPDGALWFTLNQANAIGRVTVGGEVSLYPLPTPGAAPVGIAGDGAALWFVEIAAGRIGTVTVGGDITEFPLPEPASRPHAIVAARVGECWFTEWGTSRLGRITADGEITEYALPSAASEPHGITVGPDGAVWAALETGALARVTPR from the coding sequence GTGGAGCGTCCCGCGACCGGCACCGCCGAGTTGTTTCCCCTGACGGACGCGGACGCCGGGCCGTACGGCATCGCGACCGGCCCCGACGGCGCGCTGTGGATCACCCTCGTGCACGGCGGGCGGATCGCGCGGTTCGTCCCCGGGGGCGGCATCGAGGAGTTCGCCCTGGACTCGGCCGGGTGCCGGCCCACCGTCATCACCCCCGGGCCCGACGGGGCGCTGTGGTTCACGCGGTACGGCGACCACCGGATCGGCCGTATCGCGCCGGACGGCACGGCCGGGAGCTTCGCGCTGCCGACCCCCGGCAGCGGTCCGTACGGCATCACGGCGGGCCCGGACGGGGCGTTGTGGTTCACGCAGACGAACCTCGACCGGATCGGCCGGATCACCACGGCCGGTGAGGTCACCGAGTTCGCGCTGCCTGTCGAGGGCGGATTCGCCTCGGTGATCACGGCGGGGCCGGACGGCGCCCTGTGGTTCACCCTCAACCAGGCGAACGCCATCGGCCGGGTCACCGTCGGCGGCGAGGTCTCCCTGTATCCGCTGCCGACGCCGGGTGCGGCCCCGGTGGGGATCGCGGGTGACGGGGCCGCGCTGTGGTTCGTCGAGATCGCGGCGGGCCGGATCGGCACCGTCACGGTGGGCGGGGACATCACGGAGTTCCCGTTGCCGGAACCGGCGTCCCGGCCGCACGCGATCGTCGCGGCCCGCGTCGGGGAGTGCTGGTTCACCGAGTGGGGCACGAGCCGTCTGGGCCGGATCACCGCGGACGGCGAGATCACCGAGTACGCGCTGCCCTCCGCCGCCTCCGAGCCGCACGGCATCACCGTGGGCCCGGACGGGGCGGTGTGGGCGGCGCTGGAGACGGGTGCCCTCGCCCGGGTGACGCCCCGTTAG
- a CDS encoding metalloregulator ArsR/SmtB family transcription factor, whose amino-acid sequence MAADSGRVEDPPAEVLEEAAAAFGLLASSARLHLMWALAQGESDVTHLADRVGGALPAVSQHLAKLKLAGLVRSRREGRRQIYYVDDPDVVTVVRVMVGQLTARNQRTSVPLRRLRGTGA is encoded by the coding sequence GTGGCGGCTGACTCTGGTCGAGTGGAGGACCCGCCCGCCGAGGTGCTGGAGGAGGCGGCGGCCGCCTTCGGGCTGCTCGCCTCGTCGGCCCGGCTGCACCTGATGTGGGCCCTGGCCCAGGGCGAGAGCGATGTCACGCACCTCGCCGACCGGGTGGGCGGCGCGCTGCCCGCCGTGAGCCAGCACCTCGCCAAGCTGAAACTGGCCGGCCTCGTCCGTTCCCGCCGCGAGGGCCGCCGGCAGATCTACTACGTCGACGACCCCGACGTGGTGACGGTGGTCCGCGTGATGGTCGGGCAGCTCACCGCCCGCAACCAGCGGACCTCGGTGCCGCTGCGGCGGCTGCGCGGGACCGGTGCCTGA
- the mgtA gene encoding magnesium-translocating P-type ATPase translates to MLPGPDDTAVPTLLEVLRGLGSGPRGLTDAQAAERLARVGENTLPDRRDASWPLLLARSVRDPFTAVLLCLGLVSAAVASWGTAVITFLLVAVSCGLRASGERRADRSMAGLRELVATTATVLRRSGGGAPPAPREVPVADLVPGDVIRLGPGDLVPADVRLLRAAGLRVHQAALTGESAPVAKYALDGPGQPGGGVFDRPELCFQGSSVVSGSATAVVVATGPRARLAAALGPDRARREPSVFERSVHGISWILVRFMLITPPLVLMANAALRGRGLETLPFAVAVAVGLTPEMLPVIVTGCLARGASLLARAHGVIVKRLPALHDLGAADVLCLDKTGTLTQDRPVVDRAVGPDGEEDPEVLEWAAANAWWTLQLADLPAPDALDEAILDAADPDGLLAHDGIAALPFDPVHRIATAVVRTPGRLGTHTLVVKGAAEDVLERCALTDDERARLLADAARHAETGLRVLAVATAERRAGLRDTVPADVRALTYRGLVTLRDALAPTAAEALGVLAERGVTVKVLTGDHPGTALRACRDLGVPVTPEEVLTADRLDATPDAELAGLVHRTTVFARCTPEHKARVTAALRACGHTVGFLGDGVNDLPALRAADVGVAPRAATDVARESADVVLAEKDLTALAHAIGAGRHASGNIASYLRVTLSSNLGNVIAMLSAGLLLPFLPMLPAQVLAQNLCFDAAQLAFAYDRPRPAALLRPTALCPRELLGFITRFGVLNATADLVTFGVLALALHGPGTGDDEAVFHSGWFTENLLTQALVMLLLRLGARAAGGARPGPVAWAAAALAAVGLALPPSPLGPALGLTALPVLYYVLLGAVLVLYAAGLLTARMRYERRRARP, encoded by the coding sequence GTGCTCCCCGGGCCGGACGACACCGCCGTGCCCACCCTCCTGGAGGTGCTGCGCGGACTCGGCTCCGGGCCCCGGGGACTGACGGACGCCCAGGCCGCCGAGCGCCTGGCCCGCGTCGGGGAGAACACGCTCCCCGACCGGCGCGACGCCTCCTGGCCCCTGCTGCTGGCCCGCAGTGTGCGGGACCCGTTCACCGCCGTGCTGCTCTGCCTCGGACTGGTGTCGGCGGCCGTCGCCTCCTGGGGCACCGCCGTCATCACCTTCCTCCTCGTCGCCGTGAGCTGCGGCCTGCGCGCCTCGGGGGAGCGCCGCGCCGACCGCTCCATGGCCGGACTGCGCGAACTGGTGGCGACCACCGCCACCGTGCTGCGGCGCTCCGGCGGGGGCGCGCCACCCGCGCCCCGCGAGGTGCCCGTCGCGGACCTGGTCCCCGGCGACGTCATCCGCCTGGGCCCCGGGGACCTCGTCCCCGCCGACGTCCGGCTCCTGAGGGCCGCCGGACTCCGCGTGCACCAGGCGGCGCTGACCGGCGAATCGGCACCCGTCGCCAAGTACGCCCTCGACGGGCCCGGCCAGCCCGGCGGCGGTGTGTTCGACCGGCCGGAACTGTGCTTCCAGGGCAGCAGCGTCGTGTCCGGCAGCGCCACGGCGGTCGTCGTCGCCACCGGCCCCCGGGCGCGGCTCGCCGCCGCGCTCGGACCGGACCGCGCCCGCCGGGAGCCGAGCGTCTTCGAACGCTCCGTCCACGGCATCTCCTGGATCCTCGTCCGCTTCATGCTGATCACCCCGCCGCTGGTGCTGATGGCCAACGCCGCGCTGCGCGGCCGGGGGCTGGAGACCCTGCCCTTCGCCGTCGCGGTGGCCGTCGGACTGACCCCGGAGATGCTGCCGGTCATCGTCACCGGCTGCCTCGCCCGCGGCGCCTCCCTCCTCGCCCGCGCCCACGGCGTGATCGTGAAACGCCTGCCCGCCCTGCACGACCTCGGCGCCGCCGACGTCCTCTGCCTGGACAAGACGGGCACCCTCACCCAGGACCGCCCCGTCGTCGACCGGGCCGTGGGACCGGACGGGGAGGAGGACCCCGAGGTGCTGGAGTGGGCCGCCGCCAACGCCTGGTGGACGCTCCAGCTCGCCGACCTGCCCGCCCCCGACGCGCTCGACGAGGCGATCCTCGACGCCGCCGACCCCGACGGCCTGCTCGCCCACGACGGGATCGCCGCCCTGCCCTTCGACCCGGTGCACCGGATCGCCACCGCCGTGGTCCGCACCCCCGGCCGCCTCGGCACCCACACCCTCGTGGTCAAGGGCGCCGCCGAAGACGTCCTGGAACGCTGCGCACTGACCGACGACGAGCGGGCCCGGCTCCTCGCCGACGCCGCCCGGCACGCCGAGACCGGCCTGCGCGTCCTCGCCGTCGCCACCGCCGAACGCCGCGCCGGCCTCCGCGACACCGTCCCCGCCGACGTCCGCGCACTCACCTACCGCGGACTGGTCACCCTGCGCGACGCACTCGCCCCCACCGCCGCCGAGGCCCTCGGCGTGCTCGCCGAACGCGGCGTCACCGTCAAGGTCCTCACCGGCGACCACCCGGGCACCGCGCTGCGCGCCTGCCGCGACCTCGGTGTCCCCGTCACCCCCGAGGAGGTCCTCACCGCCGACCGCCTCGACGCCACGCCCGACGCCGAGCTGGCCGGCCTGGTCCACCGCACGACCGTCTTCGCCCGCTGCACCCCCGAGCACAAGGCCCGCGTCACCGCCGCGCTGCGCGCCTGCGGCCACACCGTCGGCTTCCTCGGCGACGGCGTCAACGACCTGCCCGCCCTGCGCGCCGCCGACGTCGGCGTCGCCCCCCGCGCGGCCACCGACGTCGCCCGGGAGAGCGCCGACGTGGTCCTCGCCGAGAAGGACCTCACGGCCCTCGCCCACGCCATCGGCGCAGGCCGGCACGCCAGCGGCAACATCGCCTCCTACCTGCGCGTCACCCTCTCCTCCAACCTCGGCAACGTCATCGCCATGCTCTCCGCCGGGCTCCTGCTGCCCTTCCTGCCGATGCTCCCCGCCCAGGTCCTCGCGCAGAACCTGTGCTTCGACGCGGCCCAGCTCGCCTTCGCCTACGACCGGCCCCGCCCCGCCGCGCTGCTGCGCCCCACCGCCCTGTGCCCCCGTGAACTCCTCGGCTTCATCACCCGCTTCGGCGTCCTGAACGCCACCGCCGACCTCGTCACCTTCGGCGTCCTCGCCCTCGCCCTGCACGGACCCGGGACGGGGGACGACGAGGCGGTCTTCCACTCCGGCTGGTTCACGGAGAACCTGCTCACCCAGGCCCTGGTGATGCTGCTGCTGCGCCTCGGCGCGCGGGCCGCCGGCGGCGCCCGGCCCGGCCCGGTCGCCTGGGCGGCGGCGGCACTGGCCGCGGTCGGCCTGGCGCTGCCGCCCTCCCCGCTCGGACCGGCGCTCGGCCTGACCGCCCTCCCGGTCCTCTACTACGTGCTGCTCGGCGCCGTCCTGGTCCTCTACGCCGCCGGACTCCTCACCGCCCGGATGCGCTACGAACGCCGTCGCGCCCGCCCCTGA
- a CDS encoding LCP family protein, with translation MTTTNDQATPARHRRRAQPPGRGGGSRGRRGPQRRKRRPLRMALATTLAVVLLGTAGLGWIYLKLNGSIDTFDGDGLSRDRPEAASGGQNVLVIGSDARTDGNSAYGGGDKDDVGRSDTAFLLHVYADRRHALAVSIPRDTLVTIPPCRLPDGTWTEPSPHTMFNAAFSVGQTPKGNPACTQNTVEKLTGLRVDHTIVVDFKGFAELTDVVGGVRVCVPADVYENDLNPHRATRGRLVLPQGEQTVAGQRALDYVRLRHGIGDGSDIGRIKRQQAFVSSLLKKIKEDGFTPARLLPLADAATKSMSVDPGLGTADKLLSFALSLKDVDLHHTAFVTVPWRYEGSRVAIVEPDASELWAALRADRTIDGQDAGGTASPSPSAEATEPVDGTGIDVVVRNGTTTSGLASEAGSLLMRHGFTVTGTGNADRQDHATTVVRYGSGLRAQAEKVARLFPGAEVAEQPGGGIDLVVGRSHAEPGAAASTAPAAVPSSVAEGARTAADDPCSDLSYGEGG, from the coding sequence ATGACCACCACCAACGATCAGGCCACCCCCGCCCGCCACCGGCGCCGGGCACAACCGCCCGGCCGCGGCGGCGGGTCCCGGGGCCGGCGCGGCCCGCAGCGGCGCAAGCGGCGGCCGTTGCGCATGGCGCTCGCCACCACCCTCGCCGTGGTACTGCTCGGCACGGCGGGCCTGGGCTGGATCTACCTGAAGCTGAACGGCAGCATCGACACCTTCGACGGTGACGGCCTCTCCCGCGACCGCCCCGAGGCCGCGTCCGGCGGCCAGAACGTGCTGGTCATCGGATCGGACGCCCGTACCGACGGCAACAGCGCCTACGGCGGCGGCGACAAGGACGACGTCGGCCGCTCCGACACCGCCTTCCTGCTGCACGTCTACGCCGACCGGCGGCACGCCCTCGCCGTCTCCATCCCCCGCGACACCCTGGTCACCATCCCGCCGTGCCGGCTGCCCGACGGCACCTGGACCGAGCCCAGCCCCCACACCATGTTCAACGCGGCGTTCTCCGTCGGCCAGACCCCCAAGGGCAATCCGGCCTGCACCCAGAACACGGTGGAGAAGCTGACCGGGCTGCGCGTGGACCACACGATCGTCGTCGACTTCAAGGGATTCGCGGAACTCACCGACGTGGTCGGCGGGGTGAGGGTGTGCGTGCCCGCCGACGTGTACGAGAACGACCTCAACCCCCACCGTGCCACCCGGGGCAGGCTGGTGCTGCCCCAGGGCGAGCAGACCGTCGCCGGACAGCGGGCACTGGACTACGTACGGCTGCGCCACGGCATCGGCGACGGCTCCGACATCGGGCGGATCAAACGGCAGCAGGCGTTCGTCTCCAGCCTCCTGAAAAAGATCAAGGAGGATGGTTTCACCCCGGCCAGGCTGCTGCCGCTCGCCGACGCGGCCACCAAGTCGATGAGCGTCGACCCGGGCCTCGGCACGGCGGACAAGCTGCTCTCCTTCGCGCTGTCGCTCAAGGACGTCGACCTGCACCACACCGCGTTCGTCACCGTGCCCTGGCGGTACGAGGGGTCGCGGGTCGCGATCGTCGAGCCGGACGCCTCCGAGCTGTGGGCGGCGCTCAGGGCGGACCGCACCATCGACGGCCAGGACGCGGGCGGCACCGCCTCGCCGTCCCCGTCGGCGGAGGCCACCGAGCCGGTGGACGGCACGGGCATCGACGTGGTCGTGCGCAACGGCACCACCACCTCCGGTCTGGCATCCGAGGCCGGTTCCCTGCTGATGCGGCACGGTTTCACGGTCACCGGCACCGGCAACGCCGACCGCCAGGACCACGCCACCACCGTCGTCCGGTACGGGAGCGGGCTGCGCGCCCAGGCCGAGAAGGTCGCCCGGCTCTTCCCCGGAGCCGAGGTGGCCGAGCAGCCGGGCGGCGGCATCGACCTCGTCGTCGGCCGAAGCCACGCCGAGCCCGGGGCCGCCGCGTCGACGGCGCCGGCCGCGGTGCCCTCCTCGGTCGCGGAAGGGGCGCGCACGGCGGCCGACGACCCCTGCTCCGACCTGAGCTACGGCGAGGGCGGCTGA
- the tatA gene encoding Sec-independent protein translocase subunit TatA, with protein MLRNGLEPWHLLVVAIVFIVLFGSKKLPEAARGLGKSMRILKSEARAMKGDADTGSAAGAPTPDEPAGTALAPDARGPRIVPGEAREAEPARPADGERPAP; from the coding sequence ATGCTCCGCAACGGACTGGAACCCTGGCACCTGCTGGTCGTGGCCATCGTCTTCATCGTGCTGTTCGGCTCGAAGAAGCTGCCCGAGGCGGCGCGCGGGCTGGGCAAGTCGATGCGCATCCTCAAGAGCGAGGCCCGGGCCATGAAGGGCGACGCGGACACCGGGAGCGCCGCCGGCGCGCCGACCCCGGACGAGCCCGCCGGGACGGCCCTCGCGCCCGACGCCCGGGGGCCGCGGATCGTCCCCGGCGAGGCCCGCGAGGCGGAACCCGCACGTCCGGCGGACGGGGAACGCCCCGCGCCCTGA
- a CDS encoding Sec-independent protein translocase subunit TatB: protein MFADVGPLELVTLAAMGFLLFGPERLAENIRSVSGFVRKARALSDEARDEIRSELGPEFKDFEFEDLHPKTFVRRHVLDRDDLGLDEVRDALDPRRELTRTANAVREAVTGATEEPARRPAEPARTSLAKEARAEPGGSPPAFDPDAT from the coding sequence GTGTTCGCCGATGTGGGTCCGCTGGAGCTGGTCACGCTCGCGGCGATGGGGTTCCTGCTGTTCGGTCCGGAACGGCTGGCCGAGAACATCCGGAGCGTGAGCGGTTTCGTGCGCAAGGCGCGGGCGCTCTCCGACGAGGCCAGGGACGAGATCCGCTCCGAACTGGGCCCGGAGTTCAAGGACTTCGAGTTCGAGGACCTGCACCCCAAGACCTTCGTGCGGCGGCACGTCCTGGACCGTGACGACCTCGGGCTCGACGAGGTCCGCGACGCCCTCGACCCCCGGCGCGAGCTGACCCGGACCGCGAACGCCGTACGCGAGGCCGTCACCGGGGCGACGGAGGAACCCGCCCGCCGCCCGGCGGAGCCCGCGCGGACCTCCCTGGCCAAGGAGGCGCGGGCGGAGCCGGGCGGCAGCCCGCCCGCCTTCGACCCGGACGCCACCTGA
- a CDS encoding DUF2871 domain-containing protein — MKKLYYSAVLYTVLGLAAGLYYRELTKAQDFTGDTQLAVVHTHLLTLGTLVFLITIALQKTLNLTRGQFFSAFFWTYHAGLLLTTALMTVHGTLTVLGEDSGAAISGMAGLGHILLTVALVFFFLCLRHRLGRDFAATSPTGAPERTTAERTHG; from the coding sequence ATGAAGAAGCTCTACTACTCCGCCGTCCTCTACACCGTTCTCGGCCTGGCCGCCGGTCTCTACTACCGGGAGCTGACCAAGGCCCAGGACTTCACCGGCGACACGCAACTGGCCGTTGTCCACACACACCTGCTCACGCTCGGCACCCTGGTCTTCCTGATCACCATCGCCCTGCAGAAGACGCTGAACCTGACCCGCGGACAGTTCTTCTCGGCGTTCTTCTGGACCTACCACGCCGGACTGCTCCTCACCACGGCTCTCATGACCGTCCACGGCACCCTCACCGTGCTCGGTGAGGACTCCGGAGCCGCGATATCCGGGATGGCGGGTCTGGGACACATCCTGCTCACCGTCGCGCTGGTCTTCTTCTTCCTCTGCCTGCGCCACCGCCTGGGCCGTGACTTCGCGGCCACGTCACCGACCGGCGCCCCGGAGCGGACCACGGCGGAGAGGACACACGGCTGA
- a CDS encoding ABC transporter ATP-binding protein → MSLNLTDVTLTYPDGDTRLTALDTVSLAVPKGSLTAVVGPSGSGKSSLLAVAATLITPDSGTVVVDGTVTTGMTHGELTDLRRRRIGIVFQQPNLIASLTAAEQLQVMAQIDGRPPAKARPRAMELLDAVGLADQAGRRPHQLSGGQRQRVNIARALMNDPTVLLVDEPTSALDHERGAAVIDLITRLTHQKATATVLVTHDPAHLTAVDQIAEVHDGRLSHPVRG, encoded by the coding sequence ATGAGCCTGAACCTGACCGACGTCACCCTCACCTACCCGGACGGGGACACCCGCCTGACCGCTCTCGACACCGTGAGCCTGGCGGTCCCCAAGGGGAGCCTCACCGCGGTGGTCGGCCCGTCCGGCTCCGGCAAGTCCAGCCTGCTGGCCGTCGCCGCGACCCTCATCACCCCCGACTCCGGCACCGTCGTCGTGGACGGGACCGTCACCACCGGTATGACCCACGGCGAACTGACGGACCTGCGCCGGCGCAGGATCGGAATCGTCTTCCAGCAGCCCAACCTCATCGCCTCGCTCACCGCCGCCGAACAGCTCCAGGTCATGGCGCAGATCGACGGCCGTCCGCCGGCCAAGGCACGCCCCCGTGCCATGGAACTGCTCGACGCCGTCGGCCTGGCCGACCAGGCCGGACGCCGTCCCCACCAGCTCTCCGGCGGCCAGCGCCAGCGCGTCAACATCGCCCGGGCCCTGATGAACGACCCCACCGTCCTCCTGGTCGACGAGCCCACCAGCGCCCTCGACCACGAACGCGGTGCCGCGGTCATCGACCTCATCACCCGGCTGACCCACCAGAAGGCCACCGCCACGGTCCTGGTCACGCATGACCCGGCCCACCTCACCGCCGTCGACCAGATCGCCGAGGTCCACGACGGGCGCCTGAGCCACCCCGTCCGAGGCTGA